One genomic window of Trichlorobacter lovleyi includes the following:
- a CDS encoding capsule assembly Wzi family protein, with product MYIRRIVLTLCILLLAILPGHAEPLSSSNIPLDSPLYLYLEKLTGMGLITSDIKGLKPFARAEAARLTLEAEQHLREQGEAASPVGRAFVKQLKKQLAREIALRNPEHKAKLFDATPVVSTRLRYVYLDGVARNYNRTAIDPGHQSAFGFIGGDLRPFGPQQVHVTGTEGTPLLENNNGTIHSRGHSGELRVASEGYLSRYVTLFVEPKLLASKDKQHGFIEKGYLTIGRGGLALEAGRDENWFGPGYRGTTTLTNNAQNFDQIKLWSPEPIDVGWLKHYLGDVKYALLVSRFDKTGSGTTARQPYLVGAKLAIKPAAWWEIGANFVRQVDGIGDSIWGGGNNDHSNTIAGLDLRFRIPWLRNTELYGEFSGEDNAGGVWPIVESYVGGIFIPCLTGSCQDDLRFEYFFGSVMLYGDWQFPAGYVYHNMTPGHSQGGAGVQEFYGRYSHWFGVHTNLAFEYFYTERGRSYRMPGQEMESKHSGRISWTVPLVDDLDAQLMYGVEGIRNVNLSAGQHRTNQIMKLELRYRY from the coding sequence ATGTATATACGTCGTATAGTACTAACTTTATGCATACTGTTACTTGCTATTCTGCCGGGGCATGCGGAACCACTCTCATCCTCCAACATTCCATTGGACAGTCCGCTCTACCTGTATCTTGAAAAATTGACCGGTATGGGGTTAATAACCTCTGATATCAAAGGGCTTAAACCGTTTGCCAGGGCTGAGGCTGCCCGGCTGACCCTGGAGGCTGAACAACACTTACGGGAACAGGGGGAGGCGGCTTCACCGGTAGGGCGTGCCTTTGTCAAACAGTTGAAGAAACAGCTCGCACGGGAGATTGCACTACGAAACCCCGAACATAAGGCAAAGTTGTTTGATGCAACGCCGGTGGTTTCTACCCGTTTGAGGTATGTTTATCTGGATGGTGTGGCACGCAACTATAACCGTACTGCCATTGATCCGGGGCATCAGTCAGCCTTTGGATTCATCGGTGGAGATCTGCGTCCCTTCGGGCCGCAGCAGGTGCATGTCACCGGCACGGAAGGGACCCCGCTGCTGGAAAATAATAACGGCACCATCCACTCCAGAGGGCATAGTGGTGAGCTGCGTGTGGCATCAGAAGGATATCTCTCCCGTTATGTCACCCTGTTTGTTGAACCCAAACTGCTGGCCAGCAAGGATAAACAGCATGGATTTATAGAGAAGGGCTACCTGACCATTGGCCGCGGCGGTCTGGCCCTTGAAGCCGGCCGGGATGAAAACTGGTTCGGCCCCGGTTATCGCGGCACAACCACGCTCACTAATAATGCCCAGAACTTCGATCAGATCAAGCTCTGGAGTCCTGAGCCGATTGATGTCGGCTGGCTGAAGCACTATCTGGGGGACGTCAAGTATGCATTGCTTGTTTCCCGTTTCGACAAGACCGGCAGCGGTACAACAGCACGCCAGCCCTATCTGGTGGGTGCCAAGTTGGCAATCAAGCCGGCGGCATGGTGGGAGATCGGGGCTAATTTTGTACGCCAGGTGGATGGTATCGGCGATTCAATCTGGGGAGGCGGCAACAATGATCATTCCAACACCATAGCTGGTCTTGATCTTCGTTTCCGTATCCCCTGGCTCCGCAATACTGAACTGTACGGTGAATTTTCCGGTGAAGATAATGCCGGTGGTGTCTGGCCGATTGTGGAGAGCTATGTCGGCGGTATCTTTATCCCCTGCCTGACCGGTTCATGTCAGGATGATCTCAGATTTGAGTATTTCTTTGGCAGCGTGATGCTGTATGGTGACTGGCAGTTTCCTGCCGGGTATGTCTACCACAACATGACGCCGGGGCACTCGCAAGGCGGGGCAGGGGTGCAGGAGTTCTATGGGCGTTACAGCCATTGGTTCGGTGTGCATACTAACCTGGCCTTTGAATATTTCTACACGGAACGTGGCCGTTCCTACCGGATGCCGGGGCAGGAAATGGAATCAAAACACAGTGGACGCATCTCCTGGACCGTGCCGCTTGTTGATGACCTTGATGCGCAACTGATGTATGGTGTTGAAGGAATCAGAAATGTCAATTTGAGTGCGGGACAGCACCGCACCAATCAGATTATGAAACTTGAACTACGCTATCGTTATTGA
- a CDS encoding SLBB domain-containing protein produces the protein MLDKMDTVPLGRELKQFGYDFFANTAQISAVDTLPDISDYQVGPGDVLNLNVWGSADIRLDLTIDRNGEVMIPKVGTVRLWGMSFDQARSAINAALSNYYRDFGMNLTLGRLRSIQVYVVGEVVNPGRYAVSSLGTVINALAAAGGPSRNGSLRMIKVSRGSKAVGQIDLYEMLLNGDRSKDVRLQNGDTIFVPVIGPVVAVAGEVRRPAIYELQGQTSLKEVLRMAGGVAASGYTGRIQVERIVANQSRIALDYEPKGSDAESVLSSVTLQDRDMVKVFPVEEAIRQVVTLKGNVVRPGEYQLRKGMRLTDLLPSTKALQPESYLDSVEITRLSPPDWRRELVTVSLRRALEGSEADNILLQEQDAVRVFSRWEMEEKPRVAINGAVMNPGTYPFYPGMTVRDLVTAAGSPRRFAYLDQAELSRIIIGRDKASWTRLPLNLAQALAGDVTQNLALQSDDVLIVRSISEWQDATDRLVTLKGEVRYPGVYTISRGEKLASVLARAGGYTDKAYLRGAKFTRQSVREQQQKHMDEMIARTEQQVARKQSELASVATSKDELAATQASLEALSKSLAKLKTLKAEGRVVIELAQPKEFLASSSNIELEAGDMLEVPERPGTVSVMGQVYNQTAFIYHPEEGEVGTYLEKAGGPTSDAESSEMYVVKADGTVFSRQQSSIWSFGGFGSSPLLPGDTLVVPQKLERIAWMREIKDITQILANIAVAAGTIWIGLK, from the coding sequence TTGCTTGACAAGATGGATACCGTACCGCTTGGACGTGAGTTGAAGCAGTTCGGCTATGATTTTTTTGCCAATACAGCTCAAATTTCTGCGGTAGATACCCTGCCAGATATAAGCGATTACCAAGTTGGCCCCGGCGATGTACTGAACCTGAATGTCTGGGGCAGTGCCGATATCAGGCTGGACCTGACGATTGACCGCAACGGTGAAGTGATGATTCCCAAGGTCGGCACGGTACGTCTGTGGGGGATGTCCTTTGATCAGGCCCGCTCTGCCATCAATGCTGCGCTGTCAAATTACTACCGTGATTTTGGCATGAACCTGACCCTGGGGCGTCTGCGCTCGATTCAGGTCTATGTGGTGGGTGAAGTGGTTAACCCGGGCCGTTATGCAGTCAGTTCCCTGGGGACTGTCATCAATGCCCTGGCAGCTGCCGGCGGACCTTCTCGCAATGGATCATTGCGTATGATCAAGGTCAGTCGTGGCAGTAAGGCCGTTGGTCAGATTGATCTGTATGAAATGCTCTTGAACGGGGATCGCAGCAAGGATGTGCGGCTGCAGAACGGTGACACCATTTTTGTACCGGTCATTGGTCCGGTGGTGGCGGTGGCTGGTGAGGTCCGGCGTCCGGCCATTTACGAGCTGCAGGGACAGACCAGTCTGAAAGAGGTGTTGCGGATGGCTGGCGGGGTTGCTGCCAGCGGCTATACCGGCCGTATCCAGGTTGAACGGATTGTTGCCAACCAGAGCCGGATTGCCCTTGACTATGAGCCCAAAGGAAGTGATGCGGAGAGCGTGCTGTCGTCAGTAACGCTGCAGGACCGTGATATGGTGAAGGTCTTTCCTGTGGAAGAGGCGATCCGCCAGGTGGTTACCCTGAAAGGGAATGTTGTCCGGCCAGGTGAGTACCAGCTCCGTAAAGGGATGCGGCTGACCGATCTATTGCCTTCAACCAAGGCGTTGCAGCCGGAATCCTATCTTGATTCCGTTGAAATCACGCGGCTTTCTCCCCCTGATTGGCGGCGTGAGCTGGTAACCGTCAGTCTGCGCAGGGCCTTGGAGGGGAGTGAGGCAGATAATATCCTGCTGCAGGAACAGGATGCCGTGCGGGTATTCTCCCGCTGGGAGATGGAAGAAAAACCCAGGGTTGCCATTAACGGTGCAGTGATGAATCCCGGTACCTACCCCTTCTATCCCGGTATGACCGTCCGCGATCTGGTAACTGCTGCCGGAAGTCCCCGCCGTTTTGCCTACTTAGATCAGGCAGAACTGAGCAGGATCATTATCGGCAGGGACAAGGCCTCCTGGACGCGTCTTCCCCTTAACCTTGCCCAGGCCCTGGCTGGTGATGTCACCCAGAATCTGGCACTGCAGTCCGATGATGTCCTGATCGTCAGGAGTATCTCTGAGTGGCAGGATGCTACAGATCGCCTGGTGACCCTGAAGGGGGAGGTGCGCTATCCCGGGGTCTATACCATTTCACGGGGCGAAAAACTGGCGTCAGTGCTGGCCAGGGCTGGGGGCTATACTGACAAGGCCTATCTGCGCGGCGCCAAGTTTACCCGGCAGTCGGTGCGCGAACAGCAGCAAAAACATATGGATGAGATGATTGCCAGAACTGAGCAGCAGGTTGCCCGCAAACAGTCTGAGCTGGCTAGCGTTGCCACCTCTAAAGATGAGCTGGCAGCAACCCAGGCCTCGCTGGAAGCACTGAGTAAAAGTCTGGCAAAGCTGAAGACACTCAAGGCTGAAGGCCGTGTGGTGATAGAGCTGGCCCAACCAAAGGAGTTTCTGGCCAGTTCCAGCAATATTGAACTGGAGGCCGGTGACATGCTTGAAGTTCCTGAACGCCCAGGTACGGTCTCTGTAATGGGCCAGGTCTACAACCAGACCGCCTTTATCTATCACCCGGAAGAGGGTGAAGTGGGTACCTATCTTGAAAAGGCCGGTGGTCCGACCTCGGATGCTGAAAGCTCGGAGATGTATGTGGTCAAGGCCGATGGTACCGTGTTCAGCCGCCAGCAGTCCTCGATCTGGAGCTTTGGCGGGTTTGGTTCAAGCCCGCTCCTGCCGGGTGATACTTTGGTGGTGCCCCAGAAGCTCGAACGGATTGCCTGGATGCGTGAGATCAAGGATATCACCCAGATTCTGGCCAATATAGCAGTGGCTGCCGGTACTATCTGGATCGGTTTGAAATAG